One stretch of Prochlorococcus marinus XMU1402 DNA includes these proteins:
- the psbD gene encoding photosystem II D2 protein (photosystem q(a) protein) produces MTIAVGSAPQRGWFDVLDDWLKRDRFVFIGWSGLLLLPCAYLAIGGWFVGTTFVTSWYTHGVASSYLEGCNFLTAAVSTPGDAMGHSLLFLWGPEAQGSFVRWLQLGGLWNFVALHGVFGLIGFMLRQFEIAGLVGIRPYNALAFSAVIAVFTSIFLIYPLGQHSWFFAPSFGVAAIFRYILFIQGFHNITLNPFHMMGVAGILGGALLCAIHGATVQNTLYEDTSIYTDGKVQSSTFRAFDPTQEEETYSMITANRFWSQIFGIAFSNKRFLHFLMLFVPVMGMWTSSIGIVGLALNLRAYDFVSQEIRAAEDPEFETFYTKNILLNEGMRAWMSSVDQPHENFVFPEEVLPRGNAL; encoded by the coding sequence ATGACGATCGCAGTTGGTAGCGCCCCACAAAGAGGATGGTTTGATGTCCTCGATGATTGGTTGAAGCGCGACCGCTTTGTATTTATTGGTTGGTCCGGACTACTTCTACTTCCTTGTGCATATCTTGCTATTGGTGGTTGGTTCGTCGGAACAACATTTGTTACCTCTTGGTACACACACGGAGTTGCAAGCTCATACCTTGAAGGTTGTAACTTTTTAACAGCAGCTGTAAGCACCCCTGGTGATGCCATGGGACACAGTCTTTTATTTTTATGGGGTCCTGAAGCCCAAGGTAGTTTTGTAAGATGGCTACAACTTGGAGGTCTTTGGAACTTCGTTGCATTACATGGAGTATTTGGCCTAATTGGTTTTATGCTTCGTCAGTTTGAAATTGCTGGCCTTGTTGGAATTAGACCATACAACGCGTTAGCTTTCTCAGCAGTAATCGCAGTATTCACAAGTATCTTCCTTATTTATCCTTTAGGACAGCATAGTTGGTTCTTCGCGCCTTCATTCGGTGTTGCAGCAATCTTCCGTTATATCCTGTTCATTCAAGGTTTTCACAATATCACTTTAAACCCTTTCCACATGATGGGAGTTGCTGGAATTCTTGGTGGTGCTCTACTTTGCGCTATCCATGGAGCTACAGTACAAAATACTTTGTATGAAGATACAAGTATATATACAGATGGTAAGGTTCAAAGTTCAACATTTAGAGCTTTTGATCCAACACAAGAAGAAGAAACCTATTCAATGATTACAGCGAATAGATTCTGGAGTCAAATCTTCGGTATTGCTTTCTCAAATAAGCGTTTCTTACATTTCTTGATGCTATTTGTACCTGTTATGGGTATGTGGACATCTTCAATTGGTATTGTAGGCTTAGCACTAAACCTGAGGGCTTATGATTTCGTAAGCCAAGAAATCCGTGCAGCAGAAGATCCAGAATTTGAAACTTTCTATACAAAAAATATACTTTTGAACGAAGGTATGCGAGCATGGATGTCTTCTGTGGATCAACCACACGAAAACTTTGTATTCCCTGAGGAGGTTCTTCCACGTGGAAACGCCCTTTAA
- a CDS encoding NAD(P)H-binding protein gives MKILLVGATGTLGRQIAKQAIEDGHEVRCFVRNPRKASFLQEWGCELTKGNLLNSSDIEYALQDIEVVIDAATSRPDDPKSIYEIDWDGKLNLFNACESLNVKRVIFLSILLTEKFRNVPLMDIKFCTEKLLEKSNLNYTIFKCAAFMQGVIGQFAIPILDSQAVWMSGTPTKIAYMNTQDMAKVVVAALDNPQTHRTSLPLVGPKAWDSNEVISLCEKFSEKKAKIFRVSPFLITVTQKVVSFFQDSLNVAERLAFAEVTSSGESLDADMSKTYEILELKKEDMTSLESYIKEYYQQILKRLREMEADLNIEEKKRLPF, from the coding sequence ATGAAGATTCTTTTAGTAGGAGCAACAGGTACACTTGGTAGACAAATAGCGAAGCAAGCTATAGAAGATGGACATGAAGTCAGATGCTTTGTAAGAAACCCAAGAAAAGCTTCCTTTCTGCAAGAGTGGGGTTGTGAACTAACAAAAGGTAATTTATTAAATTCATCTGATATTGAATATGCATTGCAAGATATTGAAGTAGTTATTGATGCGGCGACTAGCAGGCCTGATGATCCAAAAAGTATTTATGAGATAGACTGGGATGGAAAACTTAATTTATTTAATGCTTGCGAATCTTTAAATGTAAAAAGGGTAATATTTCTTTCCATCCTTCTAACTGAAAAGTTTAGAAATGTTCCTTTGATGGACATTAAATTTTGCACTGAAAAACTTCTTGAGAAGTCTAATTTAAACTATACAATCTTCAAATGTGCGGCATTTATGCAAGGAGTTATTGGCCAATTCGCCATCCCAATCTTGGATAGTCAAGCAGTTTGGATGAGTGGAACCCCAACTAAAATTGCGTATATGAATACTCAAGATATGGCGAAAGTTGTTGTGGCAGCACTAGATAATCCTCAAACTCACAGAACATCATTACCGTTAGTAGGTCCCAAAGCATGGGATTCAAACGAAGTTATATCTTTATGTGAAAAATTTAGTGAAAAAAAGGCGAAAATTTTTAGAGTTTCCCCCTTCCTAATTACTGTTACTCAAAAAGTAGTTTCCTTTTTCCAAGATTCTTTAAATGTTGCTGAAAGATTGGCTTTCGCTGAAGTAACTAGTAGTGGTGAATCATTAGATGCCGACATGAGCAAAACTTATGAAATTTTGGAACTTAAAAAAGAAGATATGACATCACTAGAGAGTTATATAAAGGAGTACTACCAACAAATACTTAAAAGGTTAAGGGAAATGGAAGCAGATCTAAATATTGAGGAAAAAAAGAGATTACCTTTTTAA
- a CDS encoding Re/Si-specific NAD(P)(+) transhydrogenase subunit alpha → MTKILIPSETSSGERRVSATPEAVKKLKSLGCDIYIESSAGELSGFSDLSYEESGGTIIKNLDQKIWGEADLIFCVQTPSENNLTKLKKGAVLLGLLNPYGNKELLRIINSNKISALSLELLPRISRAQSSDVLSSQANIAGYKAVLLAASELDRYFPMLMTAAGTVQPAKVVVLGGGVAGLQAVATAKRLGAIVFVSDIRPAVKEQVESLGARFIELPEVEEKPGEAGGYAKAVTPEFLSKQKATLTKYLSEADVAICTAQVLGKKAPVLIDSPMIEKMRPGAVVIDLAVSQGGNCEGTKSNETIIKDGVKLIGAGELPSSVPYDASSLYAKNLTSLITPFVKDGVIKLDKEDELISGCLLSDEGVVLQNKVFEN, encoded by the coding sequence TTGACAAAGATACTTATTCCTTCCGAAACGAGCTCTGGTGAAAGGAGAGTTTCAGCAACACCAGAAGCGGTAAAGAAATTAAAAAGCCTTGGATGTGATATTTATATTGAAAGTTCAGCAGGAGAATTATCAGGATTTAGTGACTTATCATATGAAGAATCGGGCGGAACAATAATAAAAAACCTAGATCAAAAAATTTGGGGTGAAGCTGACTTAATATTTTGTGTTCAAACTCCATCAGAGAATAATTTAACTAAGTTAAAGAAAGGCGCTGTTCTTCTTGGTCTTCTTAACCCATATGGTAATAAAGAGCTTCTTAGAATTATAAATAGTAATAAGATTTCAGCTTTATCACTAGAGTTGCTTCCGAGGATTAGTAGAGCTCAGTCTTCTGATGTTCTTTCTTCACAGGCCAATATTGCTGGATATAAAGCAGTTCTTTTGGCTGCAAGTGAGTTAGATAGATATTTTCCAATGCTTATGACTGCAGCAGGGACAGTCCAACCTGCAAAAGTAGTGGTTCTTGGTGGAGGAGTTGCAGGATTACAGGCAGTTGCGACGGCGAAAAGACTTGGAGCAATAGTATTTGTATCTGATATTAGACCTGCTGTTAAAGAACAAGTAGAGTCCCTTGGAGCAAGATTTATAGAACTTCCTGAAGTTGAGGAAAAGCCTGGTGAGGCAGGAGGTTATGCAAAAGCTGTAACACCCGAATTTCTCTCAAAACAGAAGGCAACTTTAACTAAATATTTATCTGAAGCTGATGTTGCTATATGTACTGCGCAAGTTCTAGGTAAAAAGGCCCCTGTTTTAATAGACTCACCCATGATTGAAAAAATGAGGCCTGGAGCAGTAGTTATTGATTTAGCTGTTTCTCAGGGAGGGAACTGCGAAGGAACAAAATCTAATGAAACTATTATCAAAGATGGGGTAAAACTTATAGGAGCGGGCGAATTACCCTCTTCAGTTCCTTATGATGCAAGTTCACTTTATGCTAAGAACTTAACATCTTTGATTACACCATTTGTAAAAGATGGTGTAATTAAATTAGATAAAGAGGATGAACTCATTTCTGGATGTTTATTAAGCGATGAAGGAGTTGTTCTTCAAAATAAAGTTTTTGAAAATTGA
- the petM gene encoding cytochrome b6-f complex subunit PetM, producing MAKEIFSIAAVFWILIPIGLVGGALLLKFQGD from the coding sequence ATGGCAAAAGAAATTTTTAGTATTGCAGCAGTTTTTTGGATACTGATACCAATTGGATTGGTTGGTGGCGCTTTGTTATTAAAGTTTCAGGGAGATTGA
- the ilvN gene encoding acetolactate synthase small subunit gives MKHTLSVLVEDESGALSRISGLFARRGFNIDSLAVGPAESKGISRLTMVVEGDDETLQQMTKQLNKLFNVLGVVDFTNLAAVERELMLLKVSSKEDTRSNILDIVQIFRAKVVDVSDIALTLEVVGDPGKLVALEKLLEPYGILEIARTGKVALKRSSGVNTEMLKINKFSLEI, from the coding sequence ATGAAACATACATTGTCAGTTCTTGTAGAAGATGAATCTGGAGCATTGAGTAGAATCTCAGGTCTCTTTGCTAGGAGGGGATTCAACATAGATAGCCTCGCAGTAGGCCCTGCAGAATCCAAAGGGATTTCAAGGTTAACGATGGTTGTAGAAGGTGACGATGAAACTCTTCAACAAATGACTAAGCAATTGAATAAGTTATTTAATGTCCTAGGAGTTGTAGATTTTACTAATCTCGCAGCTGTTGAGAGGGAATTAATGCTACTTAAAGTTTCATCGAAAGAAGATACTAGAAGTAATATTTTAGATATAGTTCAGATATTCCGTGCAAAGGTTGTTGACGTTTCAGATATAGCCTTAACACTTGAAGTGGTAGGAGATCCAGGTAAGTTAGTTGCTTTAGAGAAATTACTCGAACCTTACGGAATTCTCGAAATAGCAAGAACTGGTAAGGTAGCTCTTAAACGCTCTTCAGGAGTTAATACAGAAATGCTGAAAATAAACAAATTTTCTCTAGAAATTTAA
- the infA gene encoding translation initiation factor IF-1, producing MIETSGVIEKEQGNGFYLVTLEQPEGHQCLCRAAGKLTKFRIKLLAGDKVLVEISPYDLSRGRITYRERNAGNARPTTNKNNPKRNNK from the coding sequence ATGATTGAAACTTCAGGTGTAATAGAAAAAGAACAGGGAAATGGATTTTATTTGGTTACCTTGGAACAACCTGAAGGACATCAATGTTTATGCAGAGCCGCAGGCAAATTGACTAAATTTAGAATTAAATTATTAGCTGGAGATAAAGTTTTAGTTGAGATAAGCCCTTATGATCTTTCTAGGGGGAGGATAACTTATAGAGAAAGAAACGCAGGGAATGCTAGACCTACAACTAATAAAAATAATCCTAAAAGGAATAATAAGTAA
- the trxB gene encoding thioredoxin-disulfide reductase — protein MENREQISNVENVVIIGSGPAGYTAAIYAARANLQPLLVTGFNSGGIPGGQLMTTTFVENYPGFPDGVLGPELMDLMKAQAERWGTNLYESDVVSINTDSHPFELKTLEGTIKANAIIIATGASANRLGVINEDKFWSKGISACAICDGATPQFRDEELAVIGGGDSACEEAAYLTKYGSKVHLIVRSGKLRASAAMVDRVKANPKIEIHWNTKVDKADGSEWLERIETIHSQEGQGEINIKGLFYAIGHTPNTKFLENKIDLDNKGYIACKSGRPETSIEGIFAAGDVVDSEWRQGVTAAGTGCMAALATERWLAEKNLAKTIVRETPEPEKKLNSSDFNEEEVNEDTFDSNSEWQKGSYALRKLYHESKKPLLVIFSSPSCGPCHVLKPQLKRVIKELDGAVLGVEIDIDKDQDIAKQAGINGTPTVQLFKEKLLKKQWQGVKQRSEFKEAIKNIL, from the coding sequence ATGGAAAATAGAGAGCAGATTTCAAACGTAGAAAATGTTGTAATTATAGGCTCGGGACCTGCGGGTTATACAGCTGCTATATATGCAGCAAGAGCAAATCTTCAGCCTTTGCTCGTAACAGGATTTAATTCTGGAGGAATTCCTGGTGGTCAATTAATGACTACAACATTTGTTGAAAATTATCCAGGTTTCCCAGATGGAGTACTAGGTCCTGAATTGATGGATTTAATGAAAGCTCAAGCAGAAAGATGGGGTACTAATCTATACGAAAGTGATGTTGTCTCAATAAATACTGATTCACATCCCTTTGAATTAAAAACTTTAGAAGGGACTATAAAAGCAAACGCAATTATTATTGCAACTGGTGCAAGTGCAAACAGATTGGGCGTTATAAATGAAGATAAATTTTGGAGTAAAGGAATAAGTGCTTGTGCAATATGTGATGGAGCTACCCCACAATTTAGAGATGAAGAATTAGCTGTTATTGGAGGAGGAGACTCTGCATGTGAAGAAGCAGCATACCTCACAAAGTATGGCAGCAAAGTGCATCTGATTGTTAGATCAGGAAAATTAAGGGCCAGTGCAGCAATGGTTGATAGAGTAAAAGCTAATCCAAAGATAGAAATCCATTGGAACACAAAAGTTGATAAAGCTGATGGTTCTGAATGGCTTGAGAGAATAGAAACTATTCACTCTCAAGAAGGTCAAGGGGAAATTAATATAAAGGGTCTTTTTTACGCTATAGGACACACGCCAAATACGAAGTTCTTAGAAAACAAAATTGATTTAGATAATAAAGGATATATTGCTTGCAAATCAGGAAGACCAGAAACATCTATTGAAGGCATTTTCGCTGCAGGTGACGTTGTTGATTCAGAATGGAGGCAAGGAGTTACTGCCGCAGGAACAGGCTGCATGGCAGCATTAGCCACTGAAAGGTGGCTGGCCGAAAAGAACTTAGCAAAAACTATAGTCAGAGAAACACCCGAACCAGAAAAAAAACTTAATTCATCAGATTTCAATGAAGAAGAGGTTAATGAAGACACCTTCGATTCAAACTCTGAATGGCAAAAAGGCAGTTATGCATTAAGAAAGCTCTATCACGAGAGTAAAAAACCTCTCTTAGTTATTTTTAGCTCCCCAAGCTGCGGCCCATGTCATGTCCTGAAACCTCAATTAAAAAGGGTAATTAAAGAACTTGATGGTGCAGTGCTCGGGGTTGAAATAGATATTGATAAAGATCAAGATATTGCAAAACAAGCTGGTATAAATGGCACCCCAACAGTTCAACTCTTTAAAGAAAAGCTATTAAAAAAACAATGGCAAGGCGTCAAACAAAGAAGTGAGTTTAAAGAAGCTATAAAAAATATTCTCTAA
- a CDS encoding alpha/beta fold hydrolase has protein sequence MNNNFAKNINFPNYWNWNGFKICWSVAGEDNEIPIIFLHGFGANRKHWRNNLEYFAKRNCATYSLDLIGFGDSDQPGIRQIGKLDNEIWSNQVKDFIAQVIRPKNSGKVILIGNSLGSLVALTCAVSLEDQIAKVIASPLPDQIQENKKSITKKSSLIKFQNKFIRIFFIFFPLEIILFLITKLGVIKLGLNSAYFKKDNVDRELIDLVTKPVLRKTSARSLRAMCIGMSSRDEKFKASYLLRKLSASRKVPFLLIWGEKDNFIPLFVGKKIANFHRWVKLKIVSNSGHCIHDEDPSVFNKISYEWIRDLKTF, from the coding sequence ATGAATAATAATTTTGCAAAAAATATAAACTTCCCTAATTACTGGAATTGGAATGGTTTTAAAATTTGCTGGAGTGTTGCAGGCGAAGATAATGAAATTCCAATTATTTTTCTCCACGGATTTGGCGCCAATCGAAAACATTGGAGAAACAATTTAGAATATTTTGCGAAAAGGAATTGCGCCACATATTCGCTAGATTTAATAGGATTTGGAGATTCAGATCAACCTGGGATTAGACAAATTGGAAAACTAGATAATGAGATTTGGTCTAATCAAGTGAAAGACTTTATTGCACAGGTGATAAGACCAAAGAATTCTGGGAAAGTAATTCTTATTGGCAATTCTCTGGGATCACTAGTTGCTTTAACATGTGCTGTTTCATTGGAGGATCAGATTGCAAAAGTTATTGCATCCCCGTTGCCAGATCAAATTCAAGAAAATAAAAAGTCGATAACAAAAAAATCATCACTTATAAAATTTCAAAATAAATTCATAAGAATATTTTTTATATTTTTCCCTTTGGAGATCATTTTATTTTTAATAACCAAATTAGGAGTCATAAAACTGGGACTAAATTCTGCTTATTTCAAAAAAGATAATGTTGATCGGGAACTAATAGATTTAGTGACAAAACCAGTTTTAAGGAAAACTTCAGCTAGATCATTACGAGCAATGTGTATTGGGATGTCTTCAAGAGATGAAAAATTTAAAGCCTCTTACCTTTTGAGAAAACTCAGCGCCTCAAGAAAAGTTCCCTTTTTATTAATTTGGGGAGAAAAAGATAATTTCATACCTTTGTTTGTTGGTAAAAAGATTGCAAATTTCCATAGATGGGTAAAATTAAAAATAGTATCCAATTCAGGGCATTGTATCCATGATGAAGATCCTTCAGTATTCAATAAAATCTCTTATGAATGGATTAGAGATTTAAAAACTTTTTAA
- a CDS encoding peptidylprolyl isomerase: protein MVVACSLKNEIDSNYYCQKFKFNCIQGNKIVFFKTSKGDFEVELFGKDNPVTVSNFLENIEKNIYENQKFYKIVNHPQLKFIHGGINPENKFYFERIQTLNKKSHSIPLEIKFKEEINPRYNYQTKNPYETEKLVNTFVSGSISMVKSGKNNSSSTEFFFVTNNIPELDGRYSIFGKIIKGLDTLKKIENGDYIKEVKISN, encoded by the coding sequence TTGGTAGTAGCTTGTAGTCTTAAAAACGAAATTGATTCAAATTATTACTGCCAAAAATTCAAATTCAATTGTATCCAAGGTAATAAAATAGTTTTTTTTAAAACTTCAAAAGGTGATTTTGAGGTTGAATTATTTGGGAAAGATAATCCAGTAACAGTGTCAAACTTTTTAGAGAATATAGAAAAAAATATTTATGAAAACCAAAAGTTTTATAAAATAGTAAATCATCCCCAACTAAAATTTATACATGGAGGTATTAATCCAGAAAACAAATTTTATTTTGAACGAATTCAAACTCTAAATAAAAAAAGTCATTCAATACCTTTAGAAATAAAATTTAAAGAAGAAATTAATCCGAGATATAATTACCAAACCAAAAATCCTTATGAAACTGAAAAATTAGTTAATACTTTTGTGAGTGGTTCAATATCTATGGTTAAGAGCGGTAAAAATAATTCTTCTTCTACTGAATTTTTTTTTGTAACTAATAATATTCCTGAACTAGACGGAAGATATTCAATTTTCGGAAAAATCATAAAAGGATTAGATACTCTTAAAAAAATTGAGAATGGCGACTATATCAAAGAAGTCAAGATATCTAATTAA
- a CDS encoding photosystem I assembly protein Ycf4 yields MNSDLTSFDKIEQKIGGSRKISNYIIGGMLTIGGIGFLLASISSYTGRDLLPLGNPSTLLFIPQGIIMGAYGVIANLLNFYLWYLVYINFGSGSNYFDKSSKSVEIKRKGLFKEIEVKLNFDEIKSVKLDISEGFNPRRRITLVLKGRKKPLPLSGAGELKPLLQVEEEGARLAKFLGVNLEGLK; encoded by the coding sequence ATGAATTCAGACCTCACTTCTTTCGATAAAATCGAACAAAAAATTGGTGGATCAAGAAAAATTTCAAATTATATTATTGGAGGAATGCTAACCATAGGAGGTATTGGTTTTCTTTTAGCCTCTATATCTAGCTACACAGGTAGGGATTTATTACCTTTGGGGAATCCTTCCACTTTATTGTTTATCCCTCAAGGAATCATAATGGGAGCATACGGAGTTATTGCCAATCTATTAAATTTTTACTTGTGGTATTTGGTTTACATAAATTTTGGTTCAGGGAGTAATTATTTTGATAAATCATCAAAATCTGTGGAAATAAAAAGAAAAGGATTATTTAAAGAAATTGAAGTTAAATTAAATTTTGATGAAATTAAATCGGTTAAGTTAGATATTAGTGAGGGATTTAACCCTAGAAGAAGAATTACTTTGGTTTTAAAGGGTAGAAAAAAACCTCTTCCCCTAAGCGGAGCAGGTGAACTTAAACCACTGCTTCAAGTTGAAGAAGAAGGAGCTCGGCTGGCTAAATTTTTGGGTGTTAATTTGGAGGGTCTAAAATAA
- a CDS encoding nucleoside triphosphate pyrophosphatase, with the protein MLILASASQSRKKLLENCQIEFIQKSSDFDETTIQEKNIFNLALELSFQKANNLSENIQNISFPEEFNYGPVEILGCDSIFEFKGEAYGKPSNKEEAFIRWKKMSGEFGFLHTGHTLIIGNFDSTSKIFKIAEIIKKTVSSRVYFSKLEDWEIKSYVDTNEPLYCAGGFALEGIGGKYIEKIEGCFSNVMGLSLPWLRENLYR; encoded by the coding sequence GTGTTAATTCTAGCCTCTGCTTCTCAATCTAGAAAGAAATTACTAGAAAATTGTCAAATTGAATTTATCCAAAAATCAAGTGACTTTGATGAAACTACTATTCAAGAAAAGAATATATTTAATTTAGCTTTGGAATTATCTTTTCAAAAGGCTAATAATTTATCTGAAAATATTCAAAACATATCATTTCCAGAAGAATTTAATTATGGTCCAGTGGAAATACTTGGGTGCGATTCAATTTTTGAATTTAAAGGAGAAGCTTATGGAAAACCATCTAATAAAGAGGAGGCATTTATTAGATGGAAAAAAATGTCTGGAGAATTTGGATTTTTACATACTGGTCATACTCTAATAATTGGGAATTTTGATTCAACTTCCAAAATTTTTAAAATTGCTGAAATAATAAAAAAAACAGTAAGTTCAAGAGTTTATTTTTCTAAGTTGGAAGATTGGGAAATCAAGAGTTATGTAGATACAAATGAACCTTTATATTGCGCCGGAGGATTTGCCTTGGAAGGTATAGGCGGGAAATATATAGAAAAAATAGAGGGTTGTTTCAGTAATGTAATGGGTTTAAGCCTGCCATGGCTCAGAGAAAATTTGTATAGATAG
- the psbC gene encoding photosystem II reaction center protein CP43 has product METPFNNLLRAPNQSIEETGYAWYVGNARLINLSGRLLGAHIAHSGLIVFWAGAMMLFEVNHFTFDKPMWEQGLICMPHVAMFGYGIGPGGEVTDIMPFFQAGVVHLIASAVLGFGGIYHSLAGPEKLEEDFPFFSTDWRDKNQMTNILGYHLIVLGVGALAWSVNWCFIGGAYDTWAPGGGEVRLVNPTLDPRVILGYLFRSPWGGAGSIIGVNSIEDIVGGHVYVGITAIIGGIFHIFTKPFGWARRAFIWNGEGLLSYALGGICVASFIASTFIWFNNTAYPSEFYGPTNAEASQAQSFTFLVRDQRIGANVGSTMGPTGLGKYLMRSPTGEIIFGGETMRFWDFRGPWLEPLRGPNGLSLEKIQNDIQPWQVRRAAEYMTHAPNASINSVGGIITEPNAVNFVNLRQWLAAAQFFLGWFTFIGHLWHAGRARAAAAGFEKGIDRKSEPALELPDLD; this is encoded by the coding sequence GTGGAAACGCCCTTTAATAATCTATTAAGAGCTCCAAACCAAAGTATTGAGGAAACTGGTTATGCCTGGTATGTAGGCAACGCTAGATTAATCAATTTATCTGGACGTTTATTAGGAGCTCACATTGCTCACTCTGGACTAATAGTCTTTTGGGCGGGAGCAATGATGCTCTTTGAGGTTAATCATTTTACTTTTGATAAACCAATGTGGGAGCAAGGTTTAATCTGTATGCCACACGTTGCAATGTTTGGCTATGGAATAGGCCCTGGTGGTGAAGTTACTGATATCATGCCTTTCTTCCAAGCAGGCGTGGTTCACTTGATAGCTTCCGCTGTTCTTGGTTTTGGTGGTATCTACCATTCATTAGCAGGTCCAGAAAAGCTTGAAGAAGATTTTCCATTTTTCTCCACAGATTGGAGAGACAAAAATCAAATGACTAATATCCTTGGATATCATTTGATTGTTCTAGGTGTAGGTGCTCTAGCATGGTCAGTAAACTGGTGTTTTATTGGCGGTGCATACGACACATGGGCACCCGGTGGTGGTGAAGTTAGACTTGTAAACCCAACGTTAGATCCAAGAGTTATTCTTGGTTATCTATTCAGATCTCCATGGGGAGGAGCTGGTTCAATAATCGGTGTCAACTCCATAGAAGATATTGTTGGTGGACATGTTTATGTGGGTATTACTGCAATTATTGGAGGAATATTCCATATCTTTACTAAACCTTTTGGATGGGCAAGAAGAGCATTTATTTGGAATGGTGAAGGACTATTAAGTTATGCTCTTGGTGGAATTTGTGTAGCAAGTTTTATCGCTTCAACATTCATTTGGTTTAACAACACTGCTTACCCTTCCGAATTTTATGGTCCTACAAATGCTGAAGCTTCACAGGCCCAAAGCTTTACTTTCCTAGTGAGAGATCAAAGAATTGGAGCTAACGTAGGTTCAACAATGGGGCCAACAGGTTTAGGTAAGTATCTCATGAGATCTCCTACTGGCGAAATTATATTTGGTGGTGAAACAATGAGATTCTGGGATTTCAGAGGTCCATGGTTAGAGCCTTTAAGAGGACCTAACGGATTGAGCCTTGAGAAAATCCAGAATGATATTCAGCCTTGGCAGGTAAGAAGAGCTGCTGAATATATGACTCATGCTCCTAACGCTTCTATCAACTCTGTTGGTGGAATTATTACAGAGCCTAATGCTGTTAACTTCGTTAACTTAAGACAGTGGTTAGCTGCAGCTCAATTCTTCCTAGGATGGTTTACATTTATCGGTCACCTTTGGCATGCTGGACGTGCTAGAGCAGCCGCTGCTGGTTTCGAAAAAGGAATCGACAGAAAGAGTGAACCAGCTCTTGAATTGCCTGATTTAGATTAA